The DNA sequence gtgctgtgtgtgaacttagtagatagggataccaactgttggggcagacacagtcctactagtgttctgtttttggtggtctaggaaatatccagtaaccatgtgatcctaggtttagagccctgagtggtgtgacaactgggtatccagtagatagatattttttttagaatacttagtatagtttcaagggcacttttagtagatagcttctcccacacacacatcagagagcctacctacccctacccatggacatggacccctcccaattgcctcccaccactccttctgtggaagagctcatgcatcaggtctagctccttacccaagagttgaattttcttagacagcagcagcagtcatcatCTACTCtaccacaccctcagcaaccagtcagtcagtcaccatcatcaccaccaccaccacctgctgctctagatattcactctttccctacccccctgttgccccttcctgttcacactctgtcattaaagtctcacctccagatccatttgatggttctatggagaaggcagaaaacttccttAGTCAgctcaaattatatttctatgggaaagggattacggatgactttcagaaagttatttgtgctctatctcatatgaaaggaggtactgctgggaagtgggcatatgagaagactaaagtaatagacaatgctcagtcccaagaaggtttttgggctgactttgtttatgaatttagggaagtgtttgcagatccagacccctccaacacagctaagcataaaatgcacatgctcaagcaaggcagacagactgctgatgagtatgttgctagctttagggctctgatctcagatactgggtataatgatgctgctttggtagaccaattcaaggctgggctcaatgaaaatctcaggaatgcagtctactatgttcctgacatgcccaaaaccttggatggatagattaaatggagtactaggctagataggcagtggagacagagtgaggcctttaccaagtctctttcctcctcctcatcttctccctttcttaaagccccaactcccaaggctgttcctaagcctactccaaatcctccagtcttttccaacggcagctcaaggacctttggtgctcaggcaaagcaatcagatgtagttcccatggaggttgactctggatggaagtcagttaggccaattgtttgcttcaagtgcagaaagcctggtcataaggctgtaaactgcaggtcatcagttaacatcaatgctatgacccatgaagaactggctgactactttgggaaattaatcttggaaggcaaggagcagaaagatgaggaaaagaaaattttttagaagcaccattggtgaaagacatgtcccaatggaatagatttaatgtactagaaaatgaaattgacagacttgatcctcagtcttcagattctggtgcagaaatcatgtcttcttcttcctctctttctaccttccctgaaaaaatctacatcctcaaccataatcctaaaacctctacccatttgtctgtcatcttaaagacaatggacacagagaaaaggttatctgttgatgctttgcttgattctggagctactggcctctttctgcattctgattttgtgaagtatcataatctcaacacaaggaaacttcctagagccattccagtctataatgttgatggtactctcaacaagagtggctctatccatgaggaagtagacttaattTTGGTACACAAGAACCATACAaaaagggccacctttgctgtttgtgacttgggagacaaatctgctatcattggacatacttggctttggcaccataatccagatgttgattggaaaACAGGGGATGttcagtttattagatgtccctctgactgccaaatggaagccaaaagagccagaagaaagaggcagagaatagctgcagtcaaaaggaggaaactccctcaatttgatgaagaagaagaagattctattgaagattcttctgattctgagattgagcctgaggacagaattttcatctcataccttcatcctcagaagcagtctattaatgctacttctactatgtctcaaagattagcagaagagtctcatcagcaagctgattctcctaagaaaacctttgaagaaactgtccctaagcactatcaccagtttaaaggtgttttttcaaaggaatcttttgataggctaccagacaggAAGCCTTGGGATtatgctattgagctgaaacctggttctgaaccttatagatccaagatttatcctctctctcccaatgaacaaaaggaacttgatgcctttttaaaggaaaatctgaagtctggcaggattagaccctccaagtcacctatggcctcctctgtattctttgtcaagaagaaggatggatttcttaggcttgtccaggactataaaaaactgaatgaaatgaccatcaagaactcctacccccttccattgatttctgatattatcaccaaactcagcaaagccaaatacttcaccaaacttgatgttaggtggggatttaacaatgtcagaatcaaaaagggagatgaatggaaagcagcctttagaaccaatagagggctgtttgaaccattggtcatgttctttggtttaaccaatagtcctgctaccttccaaactatgatgaatgatatctttattgagctcattgatggaaatgttgtcattgtctacatggatgacattttaattttcactgagactcttgatcatcatagagaggtagtcaagcaagttctgcaaatcctagaacaaaacaaactctaccttaaagcagagaaatg is a window from the Psilocybe cubensis strain MGC-MH-2018 chromosome 8, whole genome shotgun sequence genome containing:
- a CDS encoding Retrotransposon-derived protein PEG10, which encodes MKGGTAGKWAYEKTKVIDNAQSQEGFWADFVYEFREVFADPDPSNTAKHKMHMLKQGRQTADEYVASFRALISDTGYNDAALVDQFKAGLNENLRNAVYYVPDMPKTLDG